Proteins encoded in a region of the Apostichopus japonicus isolate 1M-3 chromosome 19, ASM3797524v1, whole genome shotgun sequence genome:
- the LOC139960020 gene encoding GTP-binding protein Di-Ras2-like, translated as MADGERYRLVIFGAGKVGKSSIISQFLSNRFEEKYKPTVEDLHCREYHINGHSINVDILDTAGTMQFPAMRRLSISTAHAFLLTYSIDDDNSFEVVKQIHEQIREQRTNWDELPIVVIGNKLDLETQRQVHPDDVRNVIATEDWKCGFLEVSAKENFLILETFQKILELAKLPVARELSPILKRRMSEYGSYKGKNRRRHDSAEEFKESEKDMSRSRSLIRRTRPKFKPAKDPTKNDCVIS; from the coding sequence ATGGCCGACGGGGAACGATATCGTTTGGTAATATTTGGCGCGGGAAAAGTAGGCAAAAGTTCCATCATATCGCAGTTTTTGTCGAATAGATTCGAGGAAAAATACAAACCGACTGTGGAGGATTTACATTGTAGAGAATACCATATTAACGGTCATAGCATCAACGTTGACATTCTAGATACTGCGGGTACTATGCAGTTTCCCGCCATGAGACGTCTGTCCATATCTACTGCGCATGCCTTCTTACTGACGTATTCCATCGACGACGACAACTCCTTTGAGGTCGTCAAGCAGATTCATGAACAAATACGCGAGCAGCGGACGAATTGGGACGAATTACCGATAGTCGTGATCGGCAATAAACTAGATCTCGAAACGCAGCGGCAAGTCCATCCTGATGACGTCAGAAACGTCATAGCTACGGAAGATTGGAAGTGCGGTTTCTTAGAAGTCTCTGCGAAGGAGAATTTCCTGATCTTAGAAACCTTTCAAAAGATTTTAGAGTTAGCTAAGTTACCAGTTGCACGAGAACTTAGTCCTATACTGAAACGCAGAATGAGCGAATACGGTAGCTACAAAGGTAAGAACAGGCGAAGACACGATAGTGCGGAAGAATTTAAGGAAAGTGAAAAGGATATGTCCAGATCTCGTAGCTTAATAAGAAGAACTCGCCCGAAATTCAAGCCTGCCAAAGATCCAACAAAGAACGACTGTGTCATATCTTAA